The genome window AGATGATAAAAACTTATAACACCCGAACGGCGCACCACACTTGGGCCCAGCCCACACATCCTATCATTACTATATACAGAAGGGGGAATTCGGTATGGAAGTACCTAAATACCGTTCCTTGAAAGATCACGTTTACGACTACATCGCCCAGAAGATTCAGGACGGAACGCTGCTCCCCAATCAGAAGATCAACGAAGCAGAAATATGCAAAAAGCTGGACATCAGTCGCACTCCGACAAGAGAGGCACTCTTTCAGCTCGCATCAGACAATCTGCTGCAATATATTCCGCGTCGTGGATTTATCGTTGCTCCTTTTGATTCTGGCAAAAAGCTTGAATTCTCCCAGGCCATCGGGGTACTGGAGGCTCTTGCTGCCACACTTGCAGCAGACCATTTGAAAACATCCGACCTACTGGAAATGGAAGCCCTCGTTGCAAGAATGGATGAAGACATTACCCAGCTTGACCTTGCCGCCTACAGCAAAGACCAATACCATTTCCACAACTTGTACATCCAGCGATGCGGCAATGCAACCGTGATCGAAATGCTGAATACGTTGAAAAACAGCTTTATTCGGCAGTCGTATGTAAGTGACAACAAGTCGAAGTTATCCAGCGTTCTTCAGGAGGTCAATGAGGAACATCGCCAGATTCTAAACGCCTTTCGCACGAAAGACAAACCGCAATTGGAATCGCTACTCAAACACCACTGGCGCATTATCGACAACGATATGCTGTAATAGCCCTCTGGCCCAGCATTCAAAATGCATTGCAAAAAAGGCAACTCACCCTGTGGGTTGCCTTTTCCATTCTCCACACCGATTACTTCCATAACACTTCTTAAGCTCACACTTCCATGCATTCATGCTTTGTCAGGCGGCACCTTGGCATCAAAAACAGCGTATCCCAGCCTTTTACCGTACCTCGCAAGTAATTGATCGTTGGTTTCACTCATTCGTCGGACCTGTTCATCCTCGAACAGAGCCATGTCCAGTTCCCGGTGCGGATCGTGATCCACACCCCATTTTCCCATGGAACGCGAATGCTCA of Paenibacillus pabuli contains these proteins:
- a CDS encoding GntR family transcriptional regulator; the encoded protein is MEVPKYRSLKDHVYDYIAQKIQDGTLLPNQKINEAEICKKLDISRTPTREALFQLASDNLLQYIPRRGFIVAPFDSGKKLEFSQAIGVLEALAATLAADHLKTSDLLEMEALVARMDEDITQLDLAAYSKDQYHFHNLYIQRCGNATVIEMLNTLKNSFIRQSYVSDNKSKLSSVLQEVNEEHRQILNAFRTKDKPQLESLLKHHWRIIDNDML